A portion of the Aphelocoma coerulescens isolate FSJ_1873_10779 chromosome 1, UR_Acoe_1.0, whole genome shotgun sequence genome contains these proteins:
- the LOC138117535 gene encoding uncharacterized protein: MALLSLLFVLVQSLIQYPQPAGDGLDEATHRRMQEREELLDREMARLLQELEQGPLEQQDEGWGALLFGALQQWPFWALAGLLLLLGLWFSCRRSPEASETNSSGKDQSSCKTLGEEKEKEKEEDSLDSKGDGETIDVTVEADDSGSGNEGEGSPVAANEGDDDDANERDEDVKLKKDSDVKSDDGHDAKKDEGWSDGNMPGYNTAEGNEQEPGNVTGGVEDLDEVNEGENKDVKVEPDKDAGKEDGDGNEEKTDDAYMKAGNSDDVNKGVYEVDGKEEKADVKVQGSSDASEQQSSDWIGQEDTSDGGKAIDHSGFAATEEKTTHLGNEETSAANRDEKQGDANANGEKNEDAKEGEQGHVATSEKEGYAGKGKGSRGGIEEDARDAGNKRGILLVDRIQCPVEDVEKGRSVAAELMESFTRVFIDSVSNSFYPVPQEAIGVGSAFEGWSPREQDGVYRVLVPLNPPPGHAFHLELNSAGQMAARTFCVRVELVCTCEREQLGEKLLCFLHHSQEELRRKQKPSLLETLCTGSYLDVEKTSHWFYQLVRCSWLHLPQSYSWHLVFQPCSRSCQFWLSKGKKSLVVEMLFGVRHGDSDIFAVSQPTEAQTGSSSIFVSSQPAEADSIASTAWPETYAVAEAKFFQHVARQVPCESLHLKCLQLFTCILRGTGFSSSTWKTVVMHVLTTVPLSQWRRREFARRLWDIMAYLRRCLQLKRLEHFVLGNQRLPAEISLPPAMRAVEPLNLFEHLAQDPAAHAEAMRAYGQLRFRLWMLLSGH; the protein is encoded by the coding sequence ATGGCTTTATTGTCATTGCTCTTCGTGCTCGtgcaaagcctgatccagtacccccagccagctggggatgggctggatgagGCCACGCACCGGCGAATGCAGGAGCGTGAGGAGCTGCTTGACCGCGAGATGgctcggctgctgcaggagctggagcaagggcccctggagcagcaggacgagggctggggagccctgctctttggtgccctgcagcagtggccattctgggctcttgctggactcctgctcctcttgggcCTGTGGTTTAGCTGCAGGAGGAGTCCTGAAGCCAGCGAAACcaacagcagcggcaaggaccagagctcctgcaagaccttgggagaggagaaggaaaaagaaaaggaagaagacagtTTGGATTCCAAGGGAGATGGAGAAACCATAGATGTGACTGTGGAGGCAGATGACAGCGGCAGtggaaatgaaggagaaggcagtcctgtggctgcaaaTGAAGGAGACGATGATGATGCCAATGAACGAGATGAAGATGTGAAGTTGAAGAAAGACAGTGATGTTAAAAGTGACGATGGCCATGATGCAAAGAAAGATGAAGGCTGGAGTGATGGGAATATGCCAGGATACAATACTGCCGAAGGAAATGAACAAGAACCTGGCAATGTTACTGGAGGTGTGGAAGACCTAGATGAagtaaatgaaggagaaaacaaggatgtgAAGGTGGAGCCAGACAAGGATGCTGGAAAGGAAGACggagatggaaatgaagaaaaaaccgaTGATGCGTATATGAAGGCAGGCAACAGTGATGATGTAAATAAAGGAGTATACGAGGtagatggaaaggaagaaaaagcagatgtgaAGGTGCAGGGAAGCAGTGATGCCAGTGAACAACAAAGCAGTGATTGGATTGGGCAGGAAGACACCAGTGATGGTGGGAAGGCAATAGACCACAGTGGGTTTGCTGCAACTGAGGAAAAAACCACTCACCTTGGAAATGAAGAGACCAGTGCTGCAAACAGAGATGAGAAACAGGGTGATGCAAATGCGAATGGAGAGAAGAATGAAGATGCAAAAGAAGGAGAACAAGGTCATGTGGCTACCAGTGAAAAAGAAGGCTATGCTGGCAAGGGCAAAGGCAGCCGTGGTGGAATTGAAGAAGACGCCCGTGACGCTGGGAATAAGCGAGGGATCCTATTAGTGGATCGCATACAGTGTCCCGTCGAGGACGTGGAGAAAGGTCGCTCAGTGGCAGCTGAGCTGATGGAGAGCTTCACGCGTGTCTTTATTGACAGCGTGAGCAATAGTTTCTATCCGGTGCCTCAAGAAGCCAtcggggtgggcagtgcctttgAGGGTTGGAGTCCCCGTGAGCAGGATGGGGTGTACCGCGTGCTGGTCCCACTGAATCCCCCACCGGGACACGccttccacctggagctgaacagtgcagggcagatggcagcaaggaccttctgcgtccgtgtggagctggtgtgcacgtgcgagagggagcagctgggcgagaagctgttgtgcttcctgcaccactcgcaggaggagctgcggcggaagcagaagcccagcctCCTAGAGACACTCTGCACCGGCTCCTACCTGGACGTGGAGAAAACCTCCCACTGGTTCTACCAGCTGGTGAGATGCTCAtggctgcatttgcctcagtCGTACTCATGGCACTTggtgtttcagccctgcagccggTCCTGCCAATTCTGGCTGAGCAAAGGCAAGAAGAGCCTGGTGGTGGAGATGTTGTTTGGGGTGCGCCACGGGGACTCCGACATCTTTGCGGTcagccagcccacagaggcCCAGACAGGCAGCTCCAGCATCTTTGTGAGCAGCCAGCCCGCCGAGGCCGACTCCATCGCAAGCACAGCGTGGCCTGAGACGtacgctgtggcagaggcaaaaTTCTTCCAGCACGTCGccaggcaggtgccgtgtgagagcttgcacctgaaatgcctgcagctcttcacctgCATCCTGAGGGGCACAGGTTTTTCCAGCTCGACCTGGAAGACTGTGGTCATGCACGTGCTGACCACCGTACCGCTGTCCCAGTGGCGCAGGAGGGAATTTGCACGGCGGCTGTGGGACATCATGGCATACCTGCGCCGCTGCCTGCAGTTGAAACGCCTGGAGCACTTTGTCCTAGGCAACCAGAGGCTTCCTGCAGAGATCAGCTTGCCGCCGGCAATGCGAGCGGTCGAGCCGCTCAACCTCTTTGAGCACCTGGCCCAAGATCCGGCCGCCCACGCAGAGGCGATGCGAGCTTACGGTCAGCTGCGATTTCGCCTCTGGATGCTGCTCTCCGGCCACTGA